A genome region from Coffea arabica cultivar ET-39 chromosome 7e, Coffea Arabica ET-39 HiFi, whole genome shotgun sequence includes the following:
- the LOC113698611 gene encoding dof zinc finger protein DOF5.7, translating into MAPVSMAAKSSAANKDENNHGSGTRKSTSARPQEQALQCPRCDSQNTKFCYYNNYSLTQPRHFCKTCRRYWTKGGALRNVPIGGGSRKNKKSKPPSRLTVDPKDANMTSDIGGLKFFHGLTPAMDFQLGGITSFSRVLTNHSSPTSMYNQLSSSFGDISISGTTSGAITSSPCFNLDPSASSGGSLMGFNFPFSSVPKPAGDHGTALGFSTTTGDVHSSLAYSIESLSSINQDLHYKLQQQRLAMLYGTTGEDQKVMMSTSVNPSVPFEKPQPILFHNLENSTTPKTNASGVDINSRKEGINGASLSTEWFFDNTTYAPVTPTPTNSGGNGGSDQNHLVNHNWNGMINPVWNNLSQYSAL; encoded by the coding sequence ATGGCACCAGTCAGCATGGCAGCAAAGTCATCAGCAGCAAACAAAGATGAAAACAACCATGGCTCAGGCACCCGAAAATCAACATCAGCTAGGCCTCAAGAACAGGCTCTCCAGTGCCCCAGATGCGATTCGCAAAACACGAAGTTTTGCTACTACAACAATTACAGCCTCACTCAGCCGAGGCACTTTTGCAAGACATGCAGGAGGTATTGGACCAAAGGAGGGGCCTTGCGCAACGTTCCGATTGGCGGCGGTTCCAGGAAGAATAAGAAGTCCAAGCCTCCCTCAAGGCTTACCGTTGATCCAAAGGATGCAAATATGACATCTGATATTGGTGGATTGAAGTTCTTTCATGGTCTGACTCCAGCCATGGATTTTCAGCTTGGAGGGATAACTAGTTTCTCTAGAGTCCTTACAAATCACTCTTCTCCAACAAGTATGTATAATCAgttgtcttcttcttttggaGACATTTCGATTTCCGGCACTACTTCTGGTGCAATTACCTCTAGCCCTTGTTTCAATCTTGATCCATCGGCAAGTTCTGGTGGTTCTCTAATGGGATTCAATTTCCCTTTCTCTTCTGTTCCCAAACCGGCTGGAGATCATGGCACTGCTTTAGGATTCAGTACTACTACTGGAGACGTTCATAGTTCTCTAGCTTACTCTATTGAGTCCTTGAGTTCTATCAACCAGGACCTCCACTATAAGTTGCAGCAGCAAAGGTTGGCCATGCTATATGGTACTACTGGGGAGGATCAGAAAGTGATGATGAGCACTTCTGTTAATCCATCTGTCCCTTTCGAGAAACCACAGCCCATTTTGTTTCACAACTTGGAGAATTCTACTACTCCGAAAACAAATGCTTCTGGTGTTGATATCAATTCAAGAAAGGAAGGAATCAATGGAGCAAGCTTATCAACTGAGTGGTTCTTTGACAATACTACTTATGCCCCAGTTACCCCAACTCCAACCAACAGCGGCGGCAATGGTGGAAGTGATCAGAATCATTTGGTGAACCACAACTGGAATGGAATGATCAATCCAGTATGGAACAATCTGAGTCAATACAGTGCACTGTAG
- the LOC113698134 gene encoding kinesin-like protein KIN-14R, with protein MENVGLNSSEQIPEEILIPDPHLSGVFFEKPINQESERVSAMDEDQTREPLADSMVCDMGSRLVPKGFTKPNCTEEIVLFINSGAQASVEIDSSMKFLADDYFQGGNIFQTEEYITEGGDCPFIYRSARLGNCSYVIDNLPPGDYCIDLHFVEIINVFGPKGMRTFNVFMQEEKVLSDFDVFSIVGANKPLQLVDARVSIKEEGPLIIRFEGISGSPVVSGICIRKASNSGPRLRREHLICNNCSSEIEVTSAQKKELRFQSTAKYEKKIQELTESLQRKTDECYQSWMSWTSANELLENIRMELDNKSYQTYSLDQTLQKQAEKLNGISSTYENKKKFWVAAISDLDKKVQRMKQEHIQLSREAHECVDSIPELNKMVFAVQTLVEQCEDLKVKYNEEQVKRRKLFNQVQEAKGNIRVFCRCRPLSKSEALAGCSIVVDFDAAKDGELGILNAGSMKKTFKFDRVYTPKDDQVDVFADASPMVTSVLDGYNVCIFAYGQTGTGKTFTMEGTVEKRGVNYRTLEELFKIAKERSENFTYKISVSVLEVYNEQIRDLLDASSASKKLEIKQASEGFHHIPGIVEAEVENIKEVWDVLQAGSSARAVGSNNVNEHSSRSHCMLCVMVRAKNMINGECTKSKLWLVDLAGSERLAKTDVHGDRLKEAQNINRSLSALGDVISALANKSTHIPYRNSKLTHLLQDSLGGDSKTLMFVQISPSEKDLSETLSSLNFATRVRGIELGPARKQIDTSELQKMKLMLEKAKQESRSKDESIRKLDESLQSIENKARGKDAILKSLQDKIKELENLLESITSSRLQSEKQVSNLSERLKGRDETCASLQEKVIELEKNLRKEGQLESASYEKKVKDLEIKLKEQFKESESHSIILQQKVKELERRLIEEQEHNSEATSLRQKIKELEDKIREQEQQLACATVSDSAIDSTRSTPLEGKHSVRDELMNDCERRILRSSNSLSRHSSQGPTSQKDTSLHTARRKRLSRNGETENNAAISSDNKGRQSDPPKPFPRISRATAKPVITAQRPTLHGKTSRDPVQGIKERENKKRIWSR; from the exons ATGGAGAACGTTGGGTTAAATTCATCTGAACAAATCCCTGAAGAAATATTAATTCCAGACCCCCACCTTTCTGGGGTGTTCTTCGAAAAACCTATAAATCAAGAATCTGAAAGAGTTTCAGCCATGGATGAGGACCAAACCCGAGAACCTTTAGCTGATTCGATGGTTTGCGATATGGGTTCTAGACTAGTCCCAAAAGGGTTCACAAAACCCAACTGTACAG AGGAAATCGTGCTTTTCATTAATTCTGGTGCCCAGGCGTCAGTTGAAATAGATTCCAGTATGAAGTTTCTGGCTGATGACTATTTCCAAGGGGGAAACATATTTCAGACAGAGGAATACATCACTGAGGGTGGTGACTGCCCATTCATCTATCGATCAGCACGACTAGGAAACTGTAGTTATGTGATTGATAATCTTCCTCCTGGAGATTACTGTATTGATCTTCACTTTGTGGAGATTATAAACGTCTTTGGTCCTAAAGGAATGAGAACATTTAATGTGTTCATGCAAGAGGAGAAG GTTCTATCTGATTTTGATGTCTTTTCAATTGTTGGCGCCAATAAGCCCTTGCAATTAGTTGATGCTAGAGTTTCTATTAAGGAAGAGGGGCCCCTGATAATTAGGTTTGAAGGGATCAGTGGAAGCCCAGTGGTTAGCGGGATTTGCATACGGAAAGCATCTAATTCAG GTCCCAGACTGAGAAGGGAGCATCTTATATGTAATAACTGTTCTTCTGAGATAGAAGTCACATCAGCTCAG AAAAAAGAGCTGCGCTTCCAATCAACCGCAAAATATGAGAAGAAGATACAAGAGCTGACTGAGTCATTGCAGCGCAAGACAGATGAATGTTATCAATCATGGATGTCCTGGACATCCGCTAATGAGCTGCTGGAGAACATTAGGATGGAACTTGACAATAAATCTTACCAGACTTATTCCCTTG ATCAAACTTTACAGAAGCAAGCTGAGAAGCTGAATGGTATTTCAAGCACATATGAGAACAAGAAAAAGTTCTGGGTTGCAGCAATAAGTGATTTGGACAAAAAAGTTCAG AGGATGAAACAAGAGCATATTCAACTTTCTCGGGAAGCACATGAGTGTGTCGATTCAATCCCTGAGTTGAATAAGATGGTCTTTGCAGTTCAGACTCTTG TTGAGCAGTGTGAGGATCTTAAAGTGAAGTACAATGAAGAGCAAGTGAAGAGAAGGAAGCTATTTAATCAAGTGCAGGAGGCAAAAG GAAATATCAGGGTATTCTGTCGATGTCGTCCATTAAGCAAGTCTGAGGCTTTAGCTGGCTGTTCAATCGTTGTAGACTTTGATGCAGCCAAAGATGGTGAACTTGGAATTCTGAATGCTGGCTCAATGAAGAAAACCTTCAAATTTGACCGTGTCTACACTCCAAAAGATGATCAAg TTGATGTCTTTGCTGATGCTTCGCCTATGGTTACTTCAGTATTAGATGGATACAATGTTTGTATCTTTGCTTATGGGCAAACAGGAACGGGCAAGACATTTACAATGGAGGGCACTGTAGAAAAAAGGGGTGTCAACTATAGGACCTTAGAAGAATTGTTCAAAATTGCCAAGGAGAGGAGTGAGAATTTTACTTATAAGATATCAGTTAGTGTGCTTGAAGTCTACAATGAGCAAATTAGAGACCTTTTGGATGCATCATCTGCATCAAAAAA ATTGGAGATTAAACAAGCATCTGAAGGCTTCCATCATATACCTGGGATAGTGGAAGCAGAAGTTGAAAATATAAAGGAAGTTTGGGATGTGCTGCAGGCTGGAAGCAGTGCAAGAGCAGTTGGATCCAACAACGTGAATGAGCATAGTAGTCGTTCTCACTG CATGCTTTGTGTAATGGTAAGAGCTAAGAACATGATTAATGGAGAGTGTACCAAGAGCAAGCTCTGGCTTGTGGATTTGGCTGGCAGTGAGAGGCTGGCAAAGACTGATGTGCATGGTGATAGGCTCAAGGAAGCTCAAAACATCAATAGATCTCTTTCAGCTCTTGGAGATGTTATATCTGCTTTAGCAAATAAAAGCACCCACATTCCTTACAG GAACTCGAAGCTAACACATTTACTCCAAGATTCATTAG GTGGTGATTCCAAGACACTGATGTTTGTACAAATAAGTCCTTCAGAGAAGGACTTGAGCGAAACTCTAAGTTCATTAAACTTTGCAACCCGAGTTAGAGGAATTGAGCTGGGTCCTGCAAGAAAGCAAATTGATACTAGTGAGCTCCagaaaatgaaattgatg CTTGAGAAAGCAAAACAAGAATCTAGATCTAAAGATGAATCGATCAGGAAGCTAGATGAGAGCTTACAGAGCATAGAAAATAAGGCCAGAGGGAAGGATGCTATTTTGAAAAGCCTGCAGGACAAGATCAAAGAATTGGAAAATCTGCTAGAGTCAATAACATCATCACGCCTACAGTCAGAAAAACAAGTTTCGAATCTTTCAGAGAGATTGAAGGGGAGAGACGAAACATGTGCTAGTCTTCAAGAGAAG GTCATAGAGCTAGAGAAAAATCTAAGAAAGGAAGGGCAGCTTGAATCTGCATCGTATGAGAAGAAG GTAAAGGATCTTGAAATCAAGCTGAAGGAACAATTTAAGGAGTCGGAGTCGCACTCTATCATCCTTCAACAAAAG GTTAAGGAGCTTGAGAGAAGATTAATTGAAGAGCAGGAACATAACTCTGAGGCTACTTCACTTCGTCAGAAG ATTAAAGAACTCGAAGACAAGATCAGAGAGCAAGAACAACAGTTGGCATGCGCCACAGTTTCTGACTCGGCTATTGATTCAACACGATCCACCCCTCTTGAAGGAAAGCATTCAGTCAGAGATGAGCTAATGAATGATTGTGAACGTCGTATTTTAAGGAGTTCGAATTCATTAAGCCGCCATTCGAGTCAAGGTCCTACTTCCCAGAAGGATACCTCGCTCCACACTGCTAGAAGGAAGCGCTTATCAAGAAATGGAGAGACAGAGAACAATGCTGCCATAtcaagtgataacaaaggcagGCAATCTGACCCCCCTAAACCATTTCCTAGAATTTCAAGAGCAACAGCCAAGCCGGTGATCACTGCCCAGAGGCCAACCCTTCATGGCAAAACAAGCAGGGATCCAGTTCAGGGAATAAAAGAGcgggaaaacaagaaaaggatTTGGTCAAGATAA